The sequence ATGACCACCAGCGAGCCGGCGCTGGCCCAGGAGATCGCCGCCAAGGCGAAAGAACGGGGAGTCTACAGCGTCGATGCCCCGGTGTCGGGCGGCGACATCGGCGCCCGCGAGGCGCGGCTGTCGATCATGATCGGCGGCGACAAAGACGTCGTTGATTCGCTGAGTGCCTGCTGGGAAGCGATGGGCAAGACGATCGTCCACCAAGGCCCGCCCGGCGCGGGCCAGCACACCAAGATGGTCAACCAAATCCTCATCGCCACGAATATGATCGGCGTGTGCGAGGCGCTGCTCTATGGCTATCGCGCGGGTCTCGATTTGAAAACCGTCATGCAGTCGGTCTCTTCAGGGGCCGCGGGAAGCTGGTCGCTGTCGAACCTTGGGCCGCGGATCATCGACAACAACTTCGACCCCGGCTTTTTCGTGGCGCACTTCATCAAGGACATGGGCATCGCCCTGGTCGAGGCGAGACGGATGAACCTGTCGTTGCCGGGACTGGCGCTGGCCAACCAGCTCTACATCGCCCTGGCCGCGCAAGGTCACCGTCGCGACGGCACTCAGGCGCTGCACCTGGCCTTGGCCTCGCTGTCGGGGATCGACTGGAAAGGCCGCACATAGATGCTCAGCGAATGGCCGGCTGCGGCTTGCCGAAGCGATTCTTGAATCTTTTTTGGCCGGACCCCGGTTTGCGCGGTACAATATCTGCGACGGGTTGCAGACCGGCGCGGTGGGAGCGGCGGAAGTGCGATGAAGCAGGCGTCGAGATTCCGCCAAACCCGCCGCTGAAAACTGCCGATAAACCTTGTCGTTTGAATCGGAGTTTTGAAACAAGCCTTTCGCCTAGTATTCCGTCGGAGGTGCCAACCCATTTGCGTGGACCCGAATCAACCACGGCCGTGCTCAGCATTGCCCGATTCGCGTTCTTCTCGCAGCGACTCCACCGTCGCAATCGGCGAAAGGTTTGATTAACGGCCGCGGCGAGGTCGGCTCGATCTCGCCGCGGTTTTTTTACGCGCATAGGGTGGGGCGCGGCTGGTTGTATTTCCGCCGCGCCTGAGGCGGGACGCCAGGCGAGCGGTTGTGGCGTAAGGTGGGGCAAGCGAGCTTGCGAGCGCTGGCCCACCGATTGCGACGTCGTTTACGGTGGGCCGGCGCTCGCAAGCTCGCTGGTCCCACCCTACTGCAAACCGTTCATGCCCGCCTGCGGCACGCCGCCTGCCCCCGTCCGCTGCATCATCTGCTGGCCGAGGAAGCGCGGCGAGATGTTGACATTGATGCCCTGGTTTTGCTTGCCGCCGTCGACGTAGAACGCGACGTTGGTCACAAACGCTTCACCAATTCG is a genomic window of Pirellulales bacterium containing:
- a CDS encoding NAD(P)-dependent oxidoreductase; this translates as MPSKVEPGKTKLGWIGTGVMGTSMCGHLLAKGFLVTVFNRSRGRVEPLLAKGARWADSPTAVAAASDVVFTIVGYPTDVREVVLGASGTLAGSKSGNILVDMTTSEPALAQEIAAKAKERGVYSVDAPVSGGDIGAREARLSIMIGGDKDVVDSLSACWEAMGKTIVHQGPPGAGQHTKMVNQILIATNMIGVCEALLYGYRAGLDLKTVMQSVSSGAAGSWSLSNLGPRIIDNNFDPGFFVAHFIKDMGIALVEARRMNLSLPGLALANQLYIALAAQGHRRDGTQALHLALASLSGIDWKGRT